The following are encoded in a window of Xyrauchen texanus isolate HMW12.3.18 chromosome 42, RBS_HiC_50CHRs, whole genome shotgun sequence genomic DNA:
- the wasf3b gene encoding wiskott-Aldrich syndrome protein family member 3b, with the protein MPLVKRNIEPRHLCRGVLPEGIGSELECVMNNTLSAIIRQLSSLSKHAEDIFGELFNEANMFYLRANSLQDRIDRLAVKVTQLDSTVEEVSLQDINMRKAFKSSTVQDQQVVSKSSVPNPVTEMYNLSDKPPPLNILTPYRDDDKEGLKFYTDPSYFFDLWKEMMLQDTEDKRKEKRRQKEQRQCVDGTLQREVKKVRKARNRRQEWNMMAFDKELRPDHRHAHTVHRGRSTEGTMSPEHRSHGQDHIDHGYLSMANHAGHAHTYSGPRPSMAALAAHAQINMDQDYRAGSIAYRSSRPHQAPPPPPPTNTMNGSMTHPPVNYSVDYMNSGPQPPPPAAIPSAQTAFAMPPLGPVPPPGHLGPMGVVAGFAPSIPLTSGPTVAPPPPVAPPPLPSACQSITPKRPSMPIEAQPINDARSDLLAAIRMGIQLKKVQEQQEQQAKREPVGNDVATILSRRIAVEYSDSEDESELEDNDWSD; encoded by the exons ATGCCGCTGGTGAAAAGAAACATTGAACCCAGGCACCTGTGCCGTGGGGTGCTGCCCGAGGGCATCGGCAGTGAGCTGGAGTGTGTGATGAACAACACGCTCTCTGCCATCATACGCCAACTCAGCAGTCTGA GTAAACATGCTGAAGATATATTTGGAGAGCTCTTCAACGAGGCGAACATGTTCTATTTGCGGGCAAACTCTCTACAGGATCGAATTGACCGACTTGCTGTCAAGGTTACACAGCTGGACTCTACCGTTGAAGAGG TCTCTCTTCAGGACATAAACATGAGGAAGGCTTTCAAAAGCTCTACTGTACAGGACCAGCAGGTGGTCTCCAAGAGCAGTGTACCGAACCCGGTGACCGAGATGTACAACTTGAGTGACAAACCCCCACCTCTTAATATTCTCACACcctacag AGATGATGATAAAGAAGGTCTGAAGTTCTACACTGACCCCTCCTACTTCTTTGATCTGTGGAAGGAAATGATGCTACAAGACACAGAAGACAAGAGGAAAGAAAAGAGACGACAGAAG GAGCAGAGGCAATGTGTAGATGGCACACTGCAGCGGGAGGTTAAGAAGGTGCGAAAGGCACGAAACCGCAGGCAAGAATGGAACATGATGGCCTTTGATAAGGAGCTGCGACCAGACCATCGACATGCTCACACTGTGCACAGAGGACGCTCTACTGAAGGCACCATGTCCCCAGAGCACAG GTCTCATGGCCAAGATCATATAGATCATGGTTATCTCAGCATGGCTAACCATGCTGGCCACGCCCACACTTACTCTGGGCCTCGACCCAGTATGGCAGCCCTGGCAGCTCATGCCCAAATAAACATGGACCAGGATTACAGAGCTGGGTCTATAGCATACCGTTCTAGCCGTCCACATCAGGCCCCGCCACCTCCTCCACCAACAAACACAATGAATGGCTCCATGACACATCCACCTGTCAACTACag TGTGGATTACATGAATTCTGGCCCCCAACCTCCACCACCAGCTGCTATTCCATCAGCACAAACTGCTTTTGCAATGCCACCCTTGGGCCCAGTCCCACCTCCAGGTCATCTAGGACCAATGGGAGTAGTTGCTGGCTTTGCCCCATCTATTCCACTTACATCTGGACCAACAGTTGCCCCTCCTCCACCAGTAGCCCCACCCCCTCTTCCCAGTGCATGCCAATCAATCACTCCAAAACGACCATCTATGCCTATTGAGGCCCAGCCCATAAACGATGCTCGCAGTGACCTGCTCGCAGCTATAAGAATGG GTATTCAGCTGAAAAAAGTTCAAGAGCAGCAGGAGCAGCAGGCAAAACGAGAGCCGGTGGGCAATGATGTCGCCACCATCTTGTCTCGCCGTATAGCTGTGGAATACAGTGACTCTGAGGATGAATCTGAGCTAGAGGACAATGACTGGTCTGACTAA